From one Triticum aestivum cultivar Chinese Spring chromosome 4B, IWGSC CS RefSeq v2.1, whole genome shotgun sequence genomic stretch:
- the LOC123094976 gene encoding protein NODULATION SIGNALING PATHWAY 2-like: MDVTMEDMVGDLEISGYSSISTSPSSSLDDGMGLYGWNALSPVADWGLFSSDDGGHDLHGLIESMLCDDTLIGKPDEHPTMFTDGPCYSNASDPSSTTTTNPGTPVQHDDMPDCNPEKGLRLLHLLMAAAEALSGPHKSRELARVILVRLKEMVSSTSGNAGASNMERLAAHFTDALQGLLDGSHSVAGTSRQAAMAASHHHSTGDVLTAFQMLQDMSPYMKFGHFTANQAILEAVAGDRRVHIVDYDLAEGIQWASLMQAMTSRPDGVSPPHLRITAITRSGGGGARAVQEAGRRLAAFAGSIGQPFSFGHCRLDSDERFRPATVRMVKGETLVANCILHQAAATTTVRRPTGSVASFLTGMASLGAKVVTVVEEEGEAEKSEEEASDAAAGGFVGRFMEELHRYSAVWDSLEAGFPTQSRVRGLVERVILAPNIAGAVSRAYRGTDGEGRRGWGEWMRGSGFEMVPLSCFNHSQARLLLGLFNDGYTVEETRPNKIVLGWKARRLLSASVWAPPPLSVPSSPAEGVCQPMGMAPASGGFGRTEYDYVDSFLVEPAYALV, encoded by the coding sequence ATGGACGTGACCATGGAGGACATGGTCGGGGATCTCGAGATCTCCGGCTATAGCTCCATCTCcacctccccgtcctcctcccttGACGACGGCATGGGGCTGTACGGGTGGAATGCGCTCTCCCCGGTCGCCGACTGGGGCCTGTTCTCCTCCGACGACGGCGGCCACGACCTCCACGGCCTGATCGAGTCCATGCTCTGCGATGACACTCTTATCGGCAAGCCCGACGAGCACCCAACCATGTTCACGGACGGTCCCTGCTACTCCAACGCCTCCGACCCGAGCAGCACCACCACGACGAACCCAGGCACGCCCGTGCAGCACGACGACATGCCGGACTGCAATCCCGAGAAAGGCCTCCGGCTGCTGCACCTGCTCATGGCCGCCGCCGAGGCGCTCTCCGGCCCGCACAAGAGCCGGGAGCTGGCACGGGTGATATTGGTTCGGCTCAAGGAGATGGTCTCCAGCACCAGCGGCAACGCTGGCGCATCCAACATGGAGCGCCTCGCCGCGCACTTCACCGACGCGCTCCAGGGGCTCCTAGATGGGTCCCACTCCGTGGCTGGGACCAGCAGGCAGGCCGCCATGGCCGCATCCCACCACCACAGCACCGGCGACGTCTTGACGGCATTCCAGATGCTCCAGGACATGTCGCCGTACATGAAGTTCGGCCACTTCACCGCGAACCAGGCGATCCTGGAGGCGGTGGCGGGCGACCGGCGCGTCCACATCGTGGACTACGACCTCGCCGAGGGCATCCAGTGGGCGTCTCTGATGCAGGCCATGACGTCACGACCCGACGGCGTGTCGCCTCCCCACCTGCGCATCACCGCCATCACGCGGAGTGGCGGGGGCGGTGCGCGAGCAGTCCAGGAGGCCGGACGGCGCCTCGCGGCCTTCGCCGGATCCATCGGGCAGCCCTTCTCGTTCGGACATTGCCGTCTGGACTCGGACGAGAGGTTCCGGCCGGCGACGGTCAGGATGGTCAAGGGGGAGACGCTCGTGGCCAACTGCATACTCCACCAAGCCGCGGCGACGACCACCGTCAGACGGCCCACTGGCTCGGTGGCGTCGTTCTTGACCGGCATGGCCTCTCTCGGGGCCAAGGTGGTGACGGTGGTGGAGGAGGAAGGGGAAGCGGAGAAGAGCGAGGAGGAGGCGAGCGACGCCGCGGCGGGAGGCTTCGTGGGCCGGTTCATGGAGGAGCTACACCGGTACTCAGCGGTGTGGGACTCGCTGGAGGCCGGTTTCCCGACACAGAGCCGGGTGCGCGGCCTCGTAGAGCGGGTCATCCTCGCCCCCAACATCGCCGGCGCCGTGAGCCGCGCGTACCGAGGGACGGACGGCGAGGGCAGGCGCGGGTGGGGCGAGTGGATGCGCGGGAGCGGGTTCGAGATGGTGCCGCTGAGCTGCTTCAACCACAGCCAGGCCAGGCTGCTCCTCGGGCTGTTCAACGACGGGTACACGGTGGAGGAGACGAGACCGAACAAGATCGTGCTCGGCTGGAAGGCCCGGCGGCTGCTGTCGGCCTCCGTGTGGGCGCCGCCGCCACTGTCGGTACCATCGTCGCCGGCAGAAGGGGTGTGCCAGCCCATGGGGATGGCGCCGGCCAGCGGCGGCTTTGGCCGGACGGAGTACGACTACGTTGACTCGTTCCTCGTGGAACCTGCTTACGCGCTAGTCTGA